The following coding sequences are from one Cydia splendana chromosome 15, ilCydSple1.2, whole genome shotgun sequence window:
- the LOC134797321 gene encoding uncharacterized protein LOC134797321, producing the protein MANSYLGSLPNFDYKSGEWSIFKGKLTQFFKVNANSITADNKCAVLITHLSDDSYRLARNLVYPRDLEVHTYDELIAVLDKHFKIKKCSFANKAKFYSATKKPDESLGDWAARLRGLASHCDLGIALETVLTDRFVLGLGSGPERDKLFEQDAATLTFVKALEVAEQAASARQAQVVVGENGSIGNVPIKEEPVFRAASAAIPGRGGARGRASRGGGAGAGRVTDIASGSKWHERDDVNRCNICGMKNHSAETCRYKGYKCGKCGVKGHLKKVCKLRFHNIQAQEGESETSCEDCEECALYNLRYEHYDPIILTVLINGDKFYMELDSGSGISVISDKCYKQYFSHIQLHKCNIKLCVYNGHKMTPMGVLLVNAEYNSIKDVLKIYVIPKGGPPLIGRDFMTKFGIKVTTEEYYNNNSIATDHYAGEVQQLLHSYADLFSEGLGKFNKFKISLRLKENVVPVFFKPRPVPFALKHRVDEELERLVGLGILVPVNFSKYATPIVPVLKENGKIKIAGDYSVTLNKDLVIDKYPMPRIEEVFAKLGGGERYTKLDLSNAYNQFVLSDESRELTTISTTRGLFQYTRLVYGLANAPAIFQRTMETLLVGIDGVSIWLDDVCITGPDKATHLERLREVLFRIKDAGLKLQKDKCEFFKSSVTYLGYVIDKNGLRTCPKKIEAIVNAPRPNNVLDVKRFLGFINYYRKFIPRASSVLNPLHELLKVDAMWRWGPEQEEAFIAIKREMASGRVLTHFDPEARLVLSVDAGPTGLGAVISLGPEGHERPLAFASRALTPSEKNYSQVHKEAAAIVYGVKHFHQYLYGRSEPFVLKTDHRPLLAIFGKKNGISVMAASRLQRYAIYLSAYNYVISYITSEKNVVADYFSRAPPKVVNPSELNIDEGGSLADKIDNAAQANDSPPPPAPAPSPRPLTFSPAPAQAPTAQALQPSPPRSPMLLSRPDAIENIDQEINEPQDIASDNDFYECDDNNVEGEETDRPVPELETLSSVPASPASASAPASPAAPASPADSQLLRPRAQQQHLAQNEQTDNQSDPVPRRCRSGIQHKKEGDMM; encoded by the exons atggcgAACTCTTATCTCGGTTCTTTGCCTAATTTCGACTACAAATCCGGAGAATGGTCTATTTTTAAAGGCAAATTAACTCAGTTTTTCAAAGTAAATGCTAATAGTATTACAGCCGATAACAAATGTGCAGTGTTAATAACGCATCTTTCGGACGATTCGTATCGCTTGGCACGTAATCTCGTGTACCCTCGTGATTTAGAAGTGCATACGTATGACGAACTTATTGCTGTTTTagataaacattttaaaattaaaaagtgttcGTTTGCTAATAAGGCGAAGTTCTACAGTGCGACGAAGAAACCAGACGAGTCTTTAGGAGACTGGGCGGCGCGGCTACGCGGGTTGGCAAGTCATTGCGACCTGGGCATCGCCCTGGAGACGGTGCTGACGGACCGTTTCGTCCTCGGTCTGGGTTCTGGCCCCGAGCGCGATAAGTTGTTTGAACAAGACGCGGCGACCCTTACGTTCGTCAAGGCGCTGGAGGTCGCGGAGCAAGCGGCTAGTGCTAGGCAAGCCCAGGTGGTGGTAGGCGAGAACGGCAGTATCGGCAACGTGCCGATAAAGGAGGAGCCGGTTTTCCGTGCGGCGAGCGCGGCGATCCCTGGGCGCGGCGGCGCCCGTGGTCGCGCCAGCCGCGGTGGCGGAGCTGGTGCCGGTCGTGTTACGGATATCGCATCGGGTTCCAAATGGCATGAACGTGATGACGTCAATAGGTGTAATATTTGCGGTATGAAGAACCACAGTGCGGAAACGTGTCGTTATAAAGGTTATAAGTGCGGCAAGTGCGGTGTTAAGGGACACTTAAAGAAAGTATGCAAACTAAGATTTCACAATATCCAGGCACAGGAAGGAGAATCGGAAACTTCTTGCGAGGACTGTGAGGAGTGTGCGCTATACAATTTAAGGTATGAACATTACGATCCCATTATTTTAACTGTATTAATCAACGGTGACAAATTTTATATGGAACTAGACTCGGGTTCGGGTATAAGTGTGATTTCCGATAAATgttataaacaatatttttctcATATTCAGTTACATAAGTGTAACATTAAGTTATGTGTTTATAACGGGCATAAAATGACGCCAATGGGTGTATTGTTAGTAAATGCTGAGTACAATTCAATTAAAGACGTCCTTAAGATATATGTGATACCTAAAGGAGGTCCACCCTTAATTGGTCgtgattttatgactaaattcGGCATTAAAGTTACTACTGaggaatattataataataatagtatagCCACTGACCATTACGCCGGGGAGGTTCAACAATTATTACATTCTTATGCCGATTTGTTCAGCGAGGGATTgggaaaatttaataaatttaaaatctcACTTCGCCTTAAAGAAAATGTTGTAccagttttttttaaaccccGACCAGTCCCCTTTGCCCTTAAGCACAGAGTCGATGAGGAACTCGAACGCCTTGTTGGTTTAGGTATATTAGTACCAGTGAACTTTTCGAAGTACGCGACTCCAATTGTTCCGGTTTTGAAGGAGAACgggaaaattaaaattgcagGCGATTATTCGGTAACGCTAAACAAAGACTTGGTTATTGACAAATACCCTATGCCGCGTATAGAAGAAGTGTTCGCGAAATTAGGAGGCGGCGAACGTTATACAAAACTAGATTTGAGCAATGCGTATAACCAATTCGTATTGAGTGACGAGTCCCGGGAGCTCACTACCATCAGCACCACGCGAGGGTTGTTCCAATACACCAGGCTCGTATATGGTCTGGCCAATGCGCCGGCTATATTTCAGAGAACAATGGAGACCCTGCTGGTAGGAATAGACGGAGTGAGCATCTGGCTGGATGACGTGTGTATCACAGGGCCGGATAAGGCGACTCATTTGGAAAGGTTGCGTGAAGTTTTGTTTCGAATTAAAGACGCcggtttaaaattacaaaaagataAGTGCGAGTTTTTTAAATCGAGCGTCACATATTTAGGTTACGTCATTGACAAAAACGGCCTTCGAACATGTCCAAAAAAGATTGAGGCAATAGTTAATGCCCCTCGCCCAAATAATGTTCTGGATGTTAAGCGGTTTTTAgggtttattaattattatcggAAGTTTATACCGCGCGCCTCGAGTGTACTTAATCCGTTGCACGAGTTACTTAAGGTTGATGCTATGTGGAGATGGGGCCCCGAGCAAGAGGAGGCATTCATCGCGATTAAACGTGAAATGGCTTCAGGCCGGGTTCTAACTCATTTTGATCCGGAAGCGCGACTGGTTTTGAGTGTTGACGCGGGACCTACCGGTCTGGGTGCCGTGATATCGCTTGGGCCGGAAGGTCACGAGCGACCCCTGGCTTTCGCCTCCCGGGCACTTACGCCCAGCGAGAAAAACTACAGCCAAGTGCACAAGGAAGCCGCAGCCATAgtgtacggagtgaaacatttCCACCAGTACCTTTACGGGCGAAGTGAACCATTTGTACTCAAAACTGACCATCGACCCCTACTTGCCATATTTGGCAAGAAAAATGGCATATCCGTTATGGCTGCCTCCCGTTTGCAACGGTACGCTATTTACTTATCAGCCTACAACTACGTCATTAGTTACATTACTAGTGAAAAAAATGTTGTAGCGGACTATTTCTCTAGGGCACCGCCGAAAGTAGTAAATCCGTCGGAGTTAAACATTGACGAAG GTGGGTCGCTTGCTGATAAGATTGATAATGCTGCGCAAGCAAACgactcgccgccgccgcccgcgcccgcgccttCCCCGCGCCCTTTGACCTTTTCGCCCGCTCCGGCTCAGGCGCCGACGGCACAGGCGTTGCAACCCTCACCCCCGCGCTCACCTATGTTATTGTCGAGGCCGGACGCAATTGAAAATATTGATCAAGAGATTAACGAACCACAAGATATTGCATCCGACAACGACTTTTATGAGTGTGATGATAATAATGTCGAGGGAGAGGAAACGGATCGACCGGTGCCAGAATTAGAAACGCTAAGCTCTGTACCCGCGAGCCCCGCGTCCGCCTCGGCTCCCGCGAGCCCTGCAGCGCCCGCGTCCCCCGCGGACTCGCAACTGCTGCGCCCGCGAGCGCAGCAGCAGCACCTGGCTCAGAACGAGCAGACTGATAACCAGTCGGATCCGGTTCCGCGCCGAT GTCGGAGTGGTATCCAACACAAGAAGGAAGGGGATATGATGTAA